The following proteins come from a genomic window of Montipora foliosa isolate CH-2021 chromosome 2, ASM3666993v2, whole genome shotgun sequence:
- the LOC137990602 gene encoding galanin receptor type 1-like, translating to MPCFQSVVNQSTSCQSSLNNSSFSLAPEAEALRLVRIVVFILIAALALVGNCVVCREVWRNPGPKPFAHYLISNLAFAEIISMICLIFTFHAYEPPYSWRLGHIMCKILDPLQISSLLVVTTTLAILAIYRCVLLVKPMGAAKLNRRKTYCAVLFSWVVSVGLSIPAGHYRVVNSYGEKCQIHYCEEIFPDGLQHHQNTYSIVLFVFNFALPLVIMAVSYSLVIKKIRDYVFELIRIQEEENMVEPAYVMPATTLRMEEVQETRDRGQAERGNHAKISPDSQRTSTNINQDVIDLENDFLRMAYALVLTFIVCYIPYQVQFLMTEFNVNAFICWPHRNSFNRIVFTLTCLPSALHPVFYGLMSKTYRKAFIKMIACRSIK from the coding sequence ATGCCTTGTTTTCAAAGTGTCGTCAATCAGTCCACATCATGCCAATCATCGCTAAATAACAGTTCGTTTTCTCTTGCTCCTGAAGCAGAGGCTCTTCGACTCGTTCGCATTGTTGTGTTCATTTTGATAGCAGCACTCGCTTTGGTGGGAAACTGCGTGGTGTGTCGAGAAGTGTGGAGAAATCCTGGCCCAAAACCATTCGCGCATTACTTAATCAGCAACTTGGCTTTTGCTGAAATTATCAGCATGATCTGTTTGATCTTCACCTTCCACGCTTACGAGCCGCCATATTCGTGGAGGCTGGGACATATCATGTGCAAGATTCTGGACCCTTTGCAAATATCAAGTCTACTGGTCGTCACGACAACTTTAGCCATTCTTGCTATCTATCGTTGCGTTCTGCTCGTCAAGCCAATGGGAGCAGCGAAGTTAAATCGCAGGAAAACGTACTGTGCTGTACTTTTCTCGTGGGTGGTGTCCGTTGGGTTGTCAATACCTGCAGGTCATTACCGTGTGGTGAATTCATATGGTGAAAAATGCCAAATCCATTATTGCGAAGAAATATTTCCTGACGGTCTCCAGCACCACCAGAATACCTACTCTATTGTCCTTTTCGTGTTCAACTTTGCTCTACCATTGGTCATAATGGCGGTTTCGTATTCTTTGGTCATTAAAAAAATCAGAGACTATGTTTTTGAACTAATAAGAATTCAAGAAGAGGAGAATATGGTGGAACCTGCGTATGTCATGCCAGCAACAACTCTGCGGATGGAAGAGGTGCAAGAAACAAGGGACAGAGGCCAAGCAGAACGTGGtaaccatgcaaaaatatcaCCGGATAGTCAGCGCACATCAACAAATATCAACCAAGACGTCATCGACCTGGAAAACGATTTTCTTCGAATGGCGTATGCATTGGTGTTGACTTTTATTGTTTGTTATATTCCTTATCAAGTTCAGTTTCTTATGACAGAGTTTAATGTCAATGCTTTTATATGTTGGCCTCATCGAAACAGTTTCAATAGGATTGTTTTCACCTTAACTTGTTTGCCAAGCGCTCTACATCCCGTGTTTTACGGGCTGATGAGCAAGACTTATCGGAAGGCTTTTATCAAGATGATAGCTTGTAGATCTATCAAATAG
- the LOC137992728 gene encoding T-complex protein 1 subunit gamma-like, with product MSGTPLIVLNQNTRRESGRKVQLGNVEAAKTIADVIRTCLGPKAMLKMLMDPMGGIVMTNDGNAILREIQVQHPAAKSMIEISRTQDEEVGDGTTSVIILAGEMMSVAEPFLEDQMHPTVIIAAYLQAMDDMLDILREQISVPVDIENREEMLKIVRSAVGTKFVHQWGDLACNIALDAVQTVARDQGDRKEIDIKNYAKVEKVPGGELEDSRVLSGVMLNKDVTHPRMRRRIENPRIVLLDCSLEYKKGESQTSLEISQETDFNRILQLEEEYIQNVCSDIIAIKPDVIFTEKGVSDLAQHYLVKNGITAIRRIRKTDNNRIARACGATIVNRTEELKEDDVGTGAGLFEISKIGDEYFCFVTECKNPKACTILLRGASKDILNEVERNLQDAMNVTRNVMLDPRLVPGGGAAEMALAHVLTEKAKSVAGVQQWPYKAVAKALEVIPRTLIQNCGANTIRTLTALRAKHAVDGNTTWGVNGETGEITDMNELGVWDTYSVKAQTLKTAIETAMLLLRIDDIVSGTKKASGKEGSQSGAAPTTPAED from the exons ATGTCGGGAACACCACTTATAGTTTTAA aTCAAAACACGAGGCGAGAATCTGGTCGTAAAGTACAACTTGGGAACGTAGAGGCTGCCAAG ACTATTGCAGACGTAATTCGAACATGTTTAGGACCCAAGGCAATGCTTAAG ATGCTGATGGATCCAATGGGAGGAATTGTTATGACAAATGATGGAAATGCAATTCTCCGTGAG ATACAAGTGCAGCACCCAGCAGCCAAATCAATGATTGAGATCAGTAGAACTCAAGATGAGGAAGTGGGTGATGGTACAACTTCTGTTATAATTCTTG CTGGTGAGATGATGTCTGTAGCAGAGCCATTCCTAGAGGATCAAATGCACCCTACAGTAATCATCGCCGCTTATCTGCAGGCCATGGATGACATGCTGGACATACTCAGAGAGCAAATTAGTGTTCCAGTTGACATTGAAAATAGAGAAGAGATGTTGAAGATAGTTCGCAGCGCTGTAGGAACAAAATTTGTGCATCAATG GGGGGACTTAGCCTGTAACATAGCTTTAGATGCTGTTCAAACTGTTGCAAGAGATCAAGGCGACAGAAAAGAGATTGATATTAAGAATTATGCAAAGGTGGAAAAG GTCCCAGGGGGTGAACTTGAAGATTCTCGTGTTTTGTCTGGAGTTATGCTTAACAAAGACGTGACCCATCCAAGAATGAGAAG gaGAATAGAAAACCCTAGGATAGTTCTTTTAGATTGTTCCTTGGAATACAAGAAAGGAGAAAGTCAG ACAAGCTTAGAAATTTCACAGGAAACAGACTTCAA CCGTATTCTTCAGTTAGAAGAGGAGTACATCCAGAATGTTTGCAGTGACATCATAGCCATAAAGCCTGATGTGATATTTACAGAAAAAGGCGTGTCAG ATTTAGCACAGCATTACTTGGTAAAGAATGGTATAACGGCTATAAGGCGGATCAGGAAAACTGACAATAATCGCATTGCCAGGGCATGTGGTGCTACTATAGTCAATAGAACTGAAGAATTAAAAGAGGACGACGTTGGAACTGGTGCGGGACTGTTTGAAATAAGCAAAATTGGAGATGA GTACTTCTGTTTTGTAACAGAATGCAAAAACCCTAAAGCGTGTACAATCTTACTGAGGGGAGCTAGTAAAGACATTTTGAATGAG GTGGAGCGTAATCTCCAGGATGCTATGAATGTTACAAGGAATGTGATGCTGGATCCTAGGCTTGTGCCGGGAGGAGGAGCAGCAGAAATGGCTTTAGCTCAT GTTCTGACAGAGAAGGCCAAGTCTGTAGCGGGTGTTCAGCAGTGGCCTTACAAAGCCGTTGCCAAGGCACTTGAGGTCATTCCGCGCACTCTGATACAGAACTGTGGTGCAAACACAATCAGGACTCTAACGGCACTCAGA GCAAAACACGCTGTAGATGGCAATACAACCTGGGGTGTGAATGGCGAGACTGGTGAAATTACAGATATGAATGAACTTGGCGTGTGGGACACTTACTCAGTCAAAGCACAGACACTCAAGACCGCCATTGAG